The stretch of DNA TCCTTTGTTGACTTGGTAAGTAAATAACAAGCACGTttaggttcttcttcttcttcttcttctgaatattttgtgaaatgatcaatcATGTGGAGAATCCAATTGTGTTTGCAATGACGTGAACATGTTAATGGTAAGTTTCTAAGGTCCACTTGAAAATGTGTTAGGAATTCTCTTGTTTGAATAGGGGCTAGCACTGGCTGTTTTTGCCTGCTCGTGATCGACTTTTAGCTACTTTTGTTCTTTGTGTATCGAGCAGAGTGACACAAAGTGTTGTATTACTTCTTGGGATACTATTGATTCGTAGTTTCGCTTGATATACTTGTCCATCTTGTCTCTTCCTTTGTGCGCGATATTCTTTGGCAAAGAACTTGGTGTAGttgacatttttgaaaaatttcttttCCGTTCTTGGATAACATTTTGCCACCCTccagtttccatccttttcttttgataattgctACGTCTTGACTTGTCAGATTTGTTCTGTCCTTGCTGTCTTCATTATGTGTTTCTAACTACGTCACTGCATCGTTGCAaacgttgtcgtcaataaaAGGGGTTATTTTTGCTTGGTTTTGGCTTTTTGGAAGCTTTAACTTCACCCAATTTTTGGTagaatatctctgaatcaaCACAACTTGTGTTAGCCATTTTACGAACCGTACAGGGCCACGCGTTGCGCACGagtaaacttttgcataatttacTATGACCGAGAAGAGTCTGGGCCCTCTTGCACCACAAGAAATGTATTTGCTACTAAAATAATGGCGACCGCTTGTCCAAGTCCTGTGTGGTTTAGCGGTTGGTTGCGACTAAGGACTCCATGCTAAGGGATATCAGAGGTACCAGGTTCAAGACTCGGTAAGTGCAGTTCAAAGCGATTTCTTTCTCTCATGTAAACATTGGAATTGAGTGGGTCAAGGGTACGAAAAATAGTGGTAGGTATGACGAATGGATCAGGGGATGGAAAGTTAAGAGGGATAGGGACAGAAAGGAAGAGAGTAGAGAGGAAAGTGGGAGGAGAGAAAGgcgatttttttgttttgttttcaaccccCCTAAAAAAAACCGTGCCCCTTTTTTTCAATGACACCccataaagaaaatcccttttcaaacagttgataaataactgTTGATAAattcacctagtttgatttaaatttacctagtttcatttaaatggacctgaatttaaattcaacctgtaacatatatatagagaaacccataagggttgaaacgtgtaacggccccttgtgtgctgggaaacaagcttttgaatatttaatttgctaagtgccatatttggaacaacaagggcgaggggtttccaaatatggtacttagcactgaaacattcaaccaatcagttcgcactgaataaatattcggaagctgtgaacgcgcgttacacgtttcaacccctATGGGGTTCAGATATATAAGAGTTTGGTCAATTAATCGCTACTCtgagtttatatatatatactgctAATGAAGTTTTGAAGGAatcaaggacggacaacccctgaatgacattttcattggagaaaaacgttttatgccctgagaggaatttgaacccacgtccccccgaTTACTGGTAGGGTGTTATCACCACTACATCAcaacaaccatgctggctacatggtgCGGAATCTAGATAGCGAATGGGAATTTTTACGTGGTCATCCCCGGGCAATGTTTTGCTCCAACTaaatgacactggatcgacaggaacgacgattcacaggcggacgagagagaagaacacaatttgtatacaaattatgagggtctctcgagccaacagcacATCTCTGCCCCCAAGGGGGATCTAGGATTCACAGTCCCAGGCTTGCACTTAACCCCTACATGAAAGATGGGTTCTGGGTCATTTCATAATTGTAGGCATTCAATTTCTGCAAAGCCCTGTGCAAGCTAACAAATAGATCATAGCTTAGAGCCTCAAGAATTTATACAGGCATGTCTTGACGCAGGCTCCCCTTGGTCTTCGACCGCAAGCATCCAGTATGTGTAGATATTTTCTTCATGAaatacatagaagcaatccaatatagactctcattgtacctgaagaaggctgatTTGGGCGGCCTAAATATAGTACACTAccttgtatcggctcttgctcaaaatgtTTAGCGAGAAAATGTTCCTCCAACTCTCAACGTTCCGCCgaagaaaagcaaaagaagGAGAGTCCTCGATAATCTTTGATAAACTCTCAGGGGTAAGTTCGGCTGCCGAGCATAAACCCTCGAGCTCTGCAATTTAGGCCAATACACGACGGCTATAatggcgtatccgtggaatgcccaaacagttaacacaaattttatccagttacagtgaactagaactacgggtaaacttcggaaaatagcgagagattaccagaaagttATATCTGCAATTTAACTAGAAGTTATATATTGTAAAAACAGTTGTTAACCGTTTAATACCCGAGGGGTTAACAGACTATTTGACTGCTCAAATAGCTAGagttaaacaaactctttaaaatgGGCACACTTATCTTGAGTGAATTCGTGTTTAGTATCTTACTGCCATAAACAATAATTACTATTATCTTCGTCTGCTCAACATTTTTGCTTGTCATATCGCTTGTCTGATGGCAATGCCAATTACAAGCATTAACCTTTAACATGAAACTGTTACAGCAATTCATTTCACCCAATCAGAACATCCCGAATATTGCATCTGTGCAAACGCCCCTGAGTGTCTTGTTCTAAAATTAAATGATTACAAAATCATTACCGTTCGCGGTCTGCAACTTCCATCAAACCCTGTTCCATCAAATTAATGCCTCATCCACTCCAAGAATTTGCTAGAAAAGAAATTTTTTGCTTCTTTGCATAGAAGTGTATATCTAAATGCTGGAAATGCAGTTGCCATCCTCGAAATTGCGCAAAATACTTTTAAAGACTGTGACCAACTCATATAATTAGCTGTCTATATCGCTCACGAGTTAGGTGTGTGCTCTTCATGCGAAAAAACCCGAATTGGCATACTCCActaattctttctttctttctttcttttttttttctttttttgttaattgatttctttttatttggttgttaaaggctttttcctAATGTTCTTTTCACGGTTTTGATTCCTATATTGGGAGGGATGGCGTTGGGATTCCCAAACAGTGCGTTTTATTAGCGGGTCTTGACTCACAACGGCCAGATATGTTCGATTGATAAATGCTTGGCACAATCGCCGCTTAGACACACTGGTTCGCTCCACAAAATGTTTGGTACAATGGCCAATTGAACACAATTGTTtgattcacaaaatgttttggaacgactgaacaaactggttggCAAGAAACAGGTCGATTGGAGTATTATGCAGACAGAATAACTAGGCCTGTCTCTAGAACAAAGTGGAAAAAGTGAGCCGTTTGGTCTCACTTATAGTTGTTGATAAATGTTGCTTgtcaaaccaaaaaaaatgaattcaCTTTTTTCAATGTCGAAAGAACTCGACTTGAGTAAAGAAGTGCTTGTTTTCGATCTACTCagtgttttcttaaaattttgaataaaaatgGATTTAACTTTTCAATGCATTTACCCGCTGAATTTAGTGCAATGTTTCAGTTACTCACATTTTACTCTCACAATAACGTTGAAAGATGCCGATCCGGCCTGGTTCACTGCTGTGCAAACATAGTTTCCACAATCTTTGAGATCGATCCTCTTGATCAACAACTGGGATGTATTTTGGTTGGTTTTCTGTAACAGTACACCGTCATTTTTCCATTCTATATACGGTTTAGGGTCACCAGTTGCTTTACAGAATAATCTCACATCATCGCCTTCCTCAACATCGATGGTCGCGTTGGAATGATCGGTGATTTTTGGTAGAACTAAAAAGTGGCATGAAGATAGCGTCAAGATGTAAATCTCAAAAGAACTTTCGAAGGATGACCTATCTACATTATTTATGATCCATTAATACAAAGACATTTTGAGTCATTCATTGAAGTACGTCCTAATACTGTCCTAATTTCGAAGCCATCCATTAAGCATGGTAAAATGATTGAAAGATAAGAAAAAATGTATGCGTTTGTTAATAGAGtgtttaaacttgaaaaaggcAGGCTAATGTATATAAAGTTTTAAACCTATTTAGATTTTCACGGTACTTCTGTATCCAATGCAGTGAAGTATTCCTTGGTTACGAGAAAGGAGAATCGTTGAATTTGCTTCCATTTTTTAGTTATTGATGCAGAGCCAATAGTGAACagaagtgtcaactgtatttagtgCTGTAGTACTAACCGGGtaccaggtaaaaaaaaatcaaaccaaatcaaatcaactcacaACGAACCGTAGGTTGGTTTTGTAGGAGAGgcccggagtacccggagaataACCTCTCAGAGTAGAggggagaaccaacaaactcagcttTAGCTGTGACGCCAATAGgtcatttctgagttcatgtctgcctcctctccaaagcgagtctaagtgcgaagtttttgtttagttatactttacatatgaacgaagactaattttcataagaaaaactttgcacttagactcgctttgaagaggaggcagaccttaactcggaaatgacctattCTGTGAGTCAAACCTGAAACACATTGGtcggaggcgagtgctctcaccactgcacaaTCCCTGTCCCCTTTAGTGTTTTTAAAGTGAATACCGAACCAACACGAAAGTAaatactttggccaatcactaGACACATGTACATACAACAAATTATCAAGTTGTGGCTCGAAAGCAATGCTTAGCCCTGGAATGCACTTACAAGCGAATCACGATTCGTTTTGCTGGCCCATGTGTCGCTAGACTtcaatttcagccaatcagtagaCACATGAAACCGAAAGCAATCGTGACATTTTGTTCCACTTTCTCTTACAAACTGCTCAGTCAAGTATCAATATTATGTAATTACCTTGAAGGATGATTTGTATAGGTCCATCCCTGAACCGTGTCCCTTCTACGTCTACTTCAGATCCGTAAGTAATTTGTTCGTCTACTTTAGTGGGTTTCTTTAACACGAACTTCCAGCTGCACTCCTTTTGGGTAATATTTGCTGTCACATCAAGCCTGATTTTTAATGAGTCAGGCAACGAAGGATTAATTATTATTGCTCCATTTTCATCCACCGTGATATATCTGTCTCTAATTCTTTTTCTGTCTGTTTTTCCCCAAACTATTCCTATAAAATGGTCCCAGTCGTGTCTGTTGCCAAACGCAAATTTCCAGTGAAACACTACATGCGAGTTCAAAACCCCATAAACAATTCTTTGGGGTTTCTTGGTGAATCTCGTTCCTTGGTGTtctgaaaggaaataaaaacagcATTATCTCTTCGCCACCGGAAATATTCACTTTTTATCGACCCACCACTCAGCAGAAGGTCAAAGAATaaacccttccacggtttttggcgtcatcttggttggggggcaaacacggctaaaagtacagtaaatgtatgggattttggccgactttgaaccccTGTAGCGCCGCTAACAGGAGACGGATTTCCACAGTGATAGTGTCTTAAAAGATatttatactgagattattttcgtgaTATATTACGAAgagattcaggctacaacgaccataaacgaatGTTGAACATTCCATACAAGCCCTTCTAAAATCATCACGGCAAGTTGccgcgagattacaagcaacatgacaagatttattattcgagtttattatatggctctgtctcacgagcactgggaactacaaaattcacgaatttgattggctaaaatcgatattgaccgcggtctagattttcccatctagaccggcatctagaccggtaatgttttgcggtgaaaagatgcaaactaaaatgcaaaaatattgagtattttcttctaccaatatttatgtatggaagtgccaaacagcatgatgacaaaagagaggatgaaaagcaaactttgacagaattaagttcagctcatcgccactcatcgccgttcgcaagcaaaatgtcagttagtacaaaccagttacattaaacaaattaaattgttcttgttggccatataataaacatcttattaaccgagctagatcggtctgtatgggagaatcttgacctcggtcgctcactgcgttcggtctgtactggcgacgtcggtcaagattctcccatacagacctcccgctcggttaataagaactaattacgGACTTCATACCTtccttaatggccttattttctgttgaatgaatgatatcaataacACTATTTAAAGTCGTAGCAACACTATTTAAAGTCGTGGCAAgagttggaaatctgtctctttttagcAGCGCTACAGCGCTTTAAAGTCGGTCGAGATCCtgtacatttactgtaaatttagccgtgtttgcgccccaaccaagatggcggtcaaaaacTGTGGAAGGGTCTATTGCGTGAACATTTAAACAAAAACGGCTGTCTGCCGGTTTACTCCTTGCATTTAAAATTAGCAATAGTAGTTATTTCTCCGTTTATTCCTCGCAAGATGCAACCAAGCCATCAAAACAACGACCCATCATGTCACGTTATTGTAGCTGTGAACGTCTTCAAACAGGCCCGGGACAAAAACGAAACCACACATTTCAGGgctttaaattattttaatgaaaaagtGGAAGTTCATTTAAtccctcaaaaccagttgcacgccacaattcctctattcgctccgacgaatggttaacgctcgaaacgtcagctttccaaatctttcacggtggttgtgctacctttatcaactcgtatgataaaatcaatttctgtttcaatctcccatcgatgcagtaccacagtttctttagagacAAAATTTCATTTAATCCCGGGGCCGCTTTCCGTATGATACGAAGAAATGTGCAGATGCCGAAGGGCGTTATGCTTTGTCGTTGTGTGTCATCAAATAACACTCGCCTTGATCTGCCATTATTCGTCGTGTCAATAAGAGCCTCATACAATAATTGTGAAGTAACGTCTTTTTAGTTAGTCACTGTTTATGCAGGAAACACCACCCTGTTATACCCTGTACTCTttgttcatcatcatcattatcatcaacaGCATCATTATTTTACAGTGATCACTATGTAATCGTGTCAATGTAACTTGTTCGAGTTCCGAAATTAACTTACGTCCTTCACTGTACTGGAAAAGAACTAGACACCACAGTGCAAACGTTGCACCCATGTGAACAAACTTCAGCATTCTTTCAGTGCAGCTAATGTTTGTAAGGTCCTCCTAcaaagtgaaagaaaacaacagctTACTTTTCCTCGACTATATGTCTTTCTGTACTATCCCTTCAACCCAGAAGGTAAAGTTCCTTGTATAGTGGGTGGGTCACATCGGGTGGGCTTGGGAGGTGCAGGAGAAATTTGTTCGCCCGAAGGTGTGCAGTCTCACAAATTACCATTTTCATCGCGCCAGAGGGAACCATGCTTGCATGGGCCAATTGGGCAGCACACATACTCATGTCGCTTTGTCGtcccttattttctttaaaacggCTGGAATCATGCTGAAAGGAGGAAAGTCATATGGAAAAGCATCGATGGCAACCGCACCTGGGTCAGACCTGTCTGTGACATAGTGGGTAAACTGCGCGTTCACCCTCGAAGCAAAAAGATCAATTTCCGGGGGGAAATTCAACCGGATTAAGGCGCGTGGAAGGGAGTTCTTAATAATTATCCACTCGGTCTCCGTTTTATTTTGGCGCGATTCTAGATCTGCCTGCTGGTTGGATTTCCCTGCTATGTGAGCTGCGCGAATCCAAATGTTACGTGAAACACACCATAGCCACAGTTGTTTAGACAGCGTGTTTAAAATATCTGAATGTCACGTTCAACAGCCACAGCGGTAGCATCAATCGGATGCATGTGTTGCTAAGAGAGTGACAAAAGACCTGTAACCCAAGAAAAATCGCCAAAAATTCAAGATAATTGATGTGATTTCTAGCCTCGTGTGCAGCCCACAGGCCGACAGTAGTGGAATGAATTACGAACACTGCTCCCCAGCCATTCATAGAGGCCTCTGTAGTGAGCGTGTGATTTGGGCTTTCCCATGTTCAGACTTTAAAGGAATTGATTACCTTATTCGCCCACCATTCAAGTTCCTCGTCAACCTGGATCGAAAGCGTGACTTTTTTATCAAAATTCCACCGATTCGCATTTCAGGCAGTTAATTTGTTGCGTTCGAGGGATCGATAGTACAAAAGGCCCATAGAAAACCACGGGAAAGGACGACACTATCTTTCCAATTGCGTGTTCTAAGTCCCTGATAGTGAAGGGAGGGGTCGGTAAGCAAGATGTTACAGGCTGTTTTATGGGGTCAACCTTATTGTCATCTCGTCAGAGTTCAGTATGAAGCCCAAAAATTCGAGCTGTTGCGAAGGGGTCAGGGTGCACGACAAACCCTAAGGAATCAACCACTTGGACCGAATCGATGACATTGTCCACATACTCTCCG from Montipora capricornis isolate CH-2021 chromosome 9, ASM3666992v2, whole genome shotgun sequence encodes:
- the LOC138017826 gene encoding hemolin-like, coding for MLKFVHMGATFALWCLVLFQYSEGQHQGTRFTKKPQRIVYGVLNSHVVFHWKFAFGNRHDWDHFIGIVWGKTDRKRIRDRYITVDENGAIIINPSLPDSLKIRLDVTANITQKECSWKFVLKKPTKVDEQITYGSEVDVEGTRFRDGPIQIILQVLPKITDHSNATIDVEEGDDVRLFCKATGDPKPYIEWKNDGVLLQKTNQNTSQLLIKRIDLKDCGNYVCTAVNQAGSASFNVIVRVKCE